From Methanothrix sp., the proteins below share one genomic window:
- a CDS encoding metal ABC transporter permease, producing the protein MNTLIGEMMQYEFMKTALVAGLMLSVLCGVVGVYIVLNRIVFIGDGVAHAAFGGIGLGYLLGIDPFILALVAAVLSAAGIGAVSRSKVSEDTAIGVFLAMGMALGVLLMSMSTGYSRDLFDYLFGNILAVSWIDVKIMIVLTVIITALALGLYKEFLILSFDPHYGEALGLPVGRLKMLLLCMVAFTVVMLIKIVGIIMVIAMLTIPAAISRQHLCDLRKIIALSVILGMIFVTSGLMVSYAFDLPSGATTILIASAAFFASTAASRRNAFV; encoded by the coding sequence ATGAACACCCTGATAGGAGAGATGATGCAGTACGAGTTCATGAAGACCGCCCTTGTTGCGGGGCTGATGCTCTCCGTGCTCTGCGGCGTCGTTGGAGTGTACATAGTTCTGAATAGGATTGTGTTCATAGGTGATGGTGTCGCACATGCTGCCTTCGGCGGCATCGGCCTGGGATACCTCCTCGGAATAGATCCCTTCATCCTCGCCCTCGTAGCAGCGGTCCTCTCCGCCGCGGGCATCGGTGCTGTTAGCAGATCGAAGGTCTCGGAGGACACCGCAATAGGAGTCTTCCTCGCGATGGGAATGGCGCTTGGTGTGCTCCTCATGAGCATGAGCACAGGGTACTCAAGAGACCTCTTCGACTATCTCTTCGGAAACATACTCGCGGTCTCCTGGATCGATGTTAAGATAATGATCGTCCTGACGGTGATCATAACAGCTCTGGCGCTCGGGCTTTACAAGGAGTTCCTGATACTCTCGTTTGATCCCCACTACGGCGAGGCTCTGGGCCTGCCGGTGGGCAGGCTGAAGATGCTGCTCCTCTGCATGGTGGCGTTCACTGTTGTGATGCTGATAAAGATCGTGGGGATAATAATGGTGATAGCCATGCTCACGATACCGGCTGCCATAAGCAGGCAGCACCTCTGCGATCTACGGAAGATAATCGCTCTCTCGGTCATCCTGGGCATGATATTTGTGACTTCAGGTCTTATGGTATCCTATGCTTTTGACCTTCCATCCGGGGCGACGACCATACTCATAGCATCCGCTGCGTTCTTCGCCAGCACAGCAGCTTCACGGAGAAATGCGTTCGTATAG
- a CDS encoding F420-dependent methylenetetrahydromethanopterin dehydrogenase: MFKIGFIKLGNIASSLVVDLALDEIAERTEIESKVVSHGPKMSRSEGERLAEEMRSWGPQMVVVVSPNAATPGPTAARNLLKGIPLVVISDGPTKKDARDAMEAEGFGYIILPMDPLIGAKREFLDPAEMAIFNADALKVLSICGAVRLVQEEIDKAIASVAAGSVQLPHILATPELCAERMDFANPYARAKAIAALYMAQTAASIDAQACFKLKELEAIALAAAAGHEVIRAAARLADEARELEKSGDAVSRKPHARSGDLLVKRKLLEKPAKI, from the coding sequence ATGTTCAAGATCGGTTTTATCAAGCTCGGAAATATCGCATCGTCTCTTGTTGTTGATCTCGCGCTGGATGAGATCGCGGAGAGGACCGAGATCGAGTCAAAGGTTGTATCGCATGGACCGAAGATGTCCAGGAGCGAGGGCGAGCGGCTGGCCGAGGAGATGCGCTCCTGGGGGCCGCAGATGGTCGTTGTTGTGAGCCCGAACGCTGCGACGCCCGGGCCGACTGCTGCGAGGAACCTGCTGAAGGGGATCCCTCTGGTTGTCATATCAGATGGCCCGACGAAGAAGGATGCCAGGGATGCGATGGAGGCGGAGGGCTTCGGCTACATCATCCTCCCGATGGATCCGCTCATAGGCGCGAAGCGCGAGTTCCTAGATCCGGCTGAGATGGCGATATTCAATGCGGATGCGCTCAAGGTCCTGAGCATATGCGGGGCTGTCAGGCTTGTGCAGGAGGAGATCGATAAGGCGATCGCGTCTGTGGCCGCCGGATCTGTACAGCTTCCGCACATACTCGCCACGCCCGAGCTCTGTGCAGAGCGCATGGATTTCGCGAATCCGTATGCCAGGGCGAAGGCTATCGCAGCGCTCTACATGGCCCAGACAGCTGCATCCATCGACGCGCAGGCCTGCTTCAAGCTCAAGGAGCTCGAGGCTATCGCTCTCGCAGCAGCCGCAGGACATGAGGTCATTCGGGCTGCTGCCAGGCTCGCGGACGAGGCGAGGGAGCTTGAGAAGTCAGGGGATGCGGTATCGAGAAAGCCACACGCACGGTCGGGCGATCTGCTGGTGAAGAGAAAGCTCCTGGAGAAGCCGGCGAAGATCTGA
- a CDS encoding metal ABC transporter substrate-binding protein has translation MPMIGKTFAVALVLAASLILSGCIEQPRGDIRGDKLIVVATIQPLGEFVRAVGGDRVDVMVLLPPGAEPHTFEPTPAQMKRLEDADLYVKNGAGLELWLERFSSDGMKVVDSSEGVELIYLNGIPDPHIWLSPRSAAIQVENICRALIEVDPEGREYYEKNRDAYISELRGLDEYLKSRLSRASGRIFVVDHPAWSYLARDYNLVQIAIEEGEREPGPRRIAYIIKTVKDNNIKAILVEPEFNPKMAEVIASEAGCQVVEIDPLAGDYINNMRSVGDLIAESTGA, from the coding sequence ATGCCTATGATTGGTAAGACATTTGCCGTAGCGCTGGTTCTTGCAGCCTCATTGATCCTATCTGGCTGCATCGAGCAGCCTCGCGGGGATATCAGAGGCGATAAGCTCATTGTGGTCGCCACGATACAGCCGCTTGGTGAGTTTGTCAGGGCAGTCGGCGGGGATCGGGTCGATGTGATGGTGCTGCTCCCGCCAGGGGCTGAGCCGCACACATTCGAGCCCACGCCGGCGCAGATGAAGCGTCTTGAGGATGCAGATCTGTATGTGAAGAACGGCGCCGGTCTGGAGCTGTGGCTGGAGAGATTCTCCTCAGATGGAATGAAGGTCGTTGACAGCTCTGAGGGGGTCGAGCTGATCTACCTGAACGGCATCCCTGATCCCCACATCTGGCTCTCGCCCCGGTCTGCCGCGATCCAGGTTGAGAACATCTGCCGGGCCCTGATCGAGGTGGACCCTGAGGGCAGGGAGTACTACGAGAAGAACAGAGATGCGTACATAAGCGAGCTCAGAGGCCTCGATGAGTATCTAAAGAGCAGGCTATCCAGAGCGTCCGGCCGCATCTTCGTCGTGGATCATCCAGCATGGAGCTACCTCGCCAGGGATTACAACCTGGTCCAGATCGCAATAGAGGAGGGAGAGCGGGAGCCCGGGCCGAGGCGCATCGCCTACATAATAAAAACCGTGAAGGATAACAACATAAAGGCGATACTCGTCGAGCCTGAGTTCAACCCGAAGATGGCAGAGGTGATAGCATCAGAGGCTGGATGTCAGGTCGTGGAGATCGATCCACTTGCAGGTGATTATATAAATAACATGAGGTCTGTAGGAGATCTCATAGCAGAATCGACTGGAGCATGA
- a CDS encoding metal ABC transporter ATP-binding protein — MSAVSIEGLTVRLDGRIVLEDVWLEVEERDFLGLIGPNGGGKSTLLKAILGLVKPTSGRITVFGRDPVAARPLVGYLPQHSIFDQRFPVRVLDVVLMGRYPRVGMLRRYRAEDIEAARRALDAVGMLGLADREIGALSGGEQQRVFVARAIVSDPKLLLLDEPTAGVDVAQQGEFYDLLKHLNSRMAIIMVSHDLSAISAHVEKVACLNQRLYYHGSKELTEEDLTQAYGCPIVDIIAHGIPHRVLREHR, encoded by the coding sequence ATGTCAGCTGTCTCTATAGAGGGTCTAACAGTCAGGCTTGATGGCAGGATCGTGCTTGAGGATGTCTGGCTGGAGGTGGAGGAGAGGGATTTTCTGGGCCTGATAGGACCGAACGGCGGCGGTAAATCGACCCTTCTTAAGGCCATCCTGGGGCTTGTGAAGCCCACCTCCGGGAGGATCACGGTATTCGGCAGAGATCCTGTAGCTGCAAGACCTCTGGTCGGCTATCTGCCGCAGCACAGCATCTTCGATCAGAGGTTTCCTGTGAGGGTCCTTGATGTCGTTCTCATGGGAAGGTACCCGCGCGTGGGCATGCTCAGGCGGTACAGAGCGGAGGATATAGAGGCCGCGAGGAGGGCGCTCGATGCTGTCGGCATGTTGGGGCTAGCGGATCGTGAGATAGGAGCTCTCTCAGGAGGCGAGCAGCAGAGGGTCTTCGTCGCCAGGGCGATCGTATCCGATCCGAAGCTGCTTCTTCTTGATGAGCCGACCGCTGGCGTGGATGTCGCGCAGCAGGGGGAGTTCTACGATCTCTTGAAGCATCTGAACAGCAGAATGGCCATAATAATGGTATCACACGATCTCTCCGCGATCTCAGCGCATGTCGAGAAGGTCGCGTGTTTGAACCAGAGGCTTTACTACCATGGATCCAAGGAGCTCACAGAGGAGGATCTCACCCAGGCGTATGGATGCCCCATAGTCGATATAATCGCGCATGGGATCCCGCACAGGGTTTTGAGGGAGCACAGGTAG
- the cyaB gene encoding class IV adenylate cyclase codes for MIEVEAKARAPEDAEERILRMGGVLEGVENHTDIYFRSPVRDFASSDEALRIRIKKEGVYLTYKGPKLDPETKTRLELSLRIDDAATAERLLESLGFSRFAVVRKRRAKYRLGDAIVALDDVDGLGRFVEAEIAADRDSPTDRARVLEIISSIGTGEPIRLSYLELLISRSSAAPPRAAEKSARGSEP; via the coding sequence TTGATAGAGGTCGAAGCCAAGGCGAGGGCGCCGGAGGACGCTGAGGAGAGGATCCTGCGGATGGGCGGCGTGCTGGAGGGGGTGGAGAACCATACGGACATCTATTTCCGCTCCCCTGTTCGCGATTTCGCATCCAGCGACGAAGCGCTGCGAATAAGGATCAAGAAAGAGGGTGTGTATCTCACATACAAAGGCCCGAAGCTGGATCCGGAGACGAAGACGCGCCTGGAGCTGAGCCTCAGAATTGATGATGCGGCCACTGCCGAGAGGCTGCTCGAGTCCCTGGGATTCTCCAGGTTCGCTGTTGTCAGAAAAAGGCGCGCGAAGTACAGGCTTGGCGATGCGATCGTGGCGCTCGACGATGTCGATGGGCTCGGGAGATTCGTGGAGGCGGAGATAGCAGCGGATCGTGACAGCCCCACCGACAGGGCGCGTGTGCTCGAGATAATCTCCAGCATTGGCACGGGCGAACCGATCAGACTGTCGTACCTGGAGCTTCTGATCTCGCGGTCGAGCGCTGCTCCTCCCAGAGCTGCTGAGAAGAGCGCTCGTGGGTCGGAACCCTGA